In the genome of Oscarella lobularis chromosome 1, ooOscLobu1.1, whole genome shotgun sequence, one region contains:
- the LOC136198184 gene encoding tryptophan 2,3-dioxygenase-like encodes MSCPVGRERDDEEGKGLHYLEYLKIPELLNLQQPLSKSAENPNGVHDEHLFILMHQVYELWFKQILHELDSIMNIMTADFLDESLMLVINSRTSRIVVILKIVVEQIKVLETMTPLDFLDFRHYLSQSSGFQSLQFRILECKLGIRDDLRISYGGSTYKSAFSDDRHRSAAEQLEQATKNPSFLTLVDRWLARTPGLDGEFQFFDKYSKAVREMLAEMKDEAKKETSLSIRNRKLKDHETQTKFFKQLMDVEEHASLVEKGQRRLSHKATQGALMVALYRDEPRFQPAYHFISSLMDIDSLLMQWRNNHSLFVQRILGDKMGTGGSSGYRYLRSTVSDRYKVFLDFFNLSSYIIPRWHIPKLTSEMKDTLGAYFTADGEKRRAGGGESHHSGAEKD; translated from the exons ATGTCTTGTCCCGTGGGCAGAGAACG AGACGATGAAGAGGGAAAGGGACTGCACTATTTGGAATACTTGAAG ATACCCGAGCTATTGAATCTGCAGCAACCTTTGAGTAAATCTGCTGAAAATCCCAATGGAGTTCACGACGAACATCTCTTCATATTGATGCACCAAG TCTACGAGCTGTGGTTTAAGCAGATTCTTCATGAACTTGATTCCATCATGAATATCATGACAGCCGAC TTTCTGGACGAGTCACTGATGCTGGTGATTAATTCGAGAACGTCTAGAATAGTTGTCATTTTGAAG attGTTGTTGAGCAGATCAAAGTTCTTGAGACAATGACCCCGTTAGATTTTCTCGACTTTCGTCATTATCTGTCACAGTCGTCCGGATTCCAAAGTCTTCAGTTTCGAATTTTAGAATGCAAGCTGGGAATCAGAGat GATCTAAGAATTTCGTACGGAGGATCAACGTACAAATCTGCATTTTCCGATGATCGTCATCGCAGCGCAGCAGAACAATTGGAACAAGCAACCAAGAACCCTTCTTTTCTAACACTAGTCGAC CGATGGCTTGCTCGCACGCCAGGACTTGATGgagaatttcaattttttgacaAATACTCCAAGGCGGTTAGAGAGATGCTTGCAGAGATGAAAGACGAGGCCAAG AAAGAGACGAGTCTCTCaattcgaaatcgaaaacTCAAAGACCACGAAACCCAGACG AAGTTTTTCAAGCAGCTCATGGACGTCGAAGAGCACGCCTCCTTAGTCGAGAAAG GTCAAAGACGTCTCTCTCACAAAGCCACGCAGGGAGCGTTGATGGTAGCGTTGTACAG AGACGAACCTCGTTTTCAACCGGCCTATCACTTCATATCGTCCCTTATGGACATAGACTCGCTACTCATGCAATGGCGAA ACAATCACTCGCTCTTTGTGCAACGTATACTTGGTGATAAAATGGGCACCGGTGGATCGTCCGGCTATCGTTATCTTCGTTCAACCGTCAG cgaTCGGTATAAAGTTTTTCTCGATTTCTTCAACTTGTCGTCGTACATCATTCCGCGGTGGCACATTCCGAAGCTCACCTCTGAGATGAAGGACACGTTGGGCGCTTATTTTAccgccgacggcgagaaacgtcgcgccggcggcggggagTCTCACCACAGTGGCGCGGAGAAGGACTGA
- the LOC136191226 gene encoding NXPE family member 2-like, whose product MNEENEVVGMSVARLSWENVAETSPQYTEVKILTNEPVQNMPLRIVIHARDVHNRSQVTGGDLIYPVLKDVKRKYYQTGAIRDFDNGSYLIEFQPDWAGSASLELTLAYPSKFRRAAVGEETYGYYFTCYYAKNLKASPLAKLPEFSGRPRSSVLADKPSGRCYFDWKPMPNRMEPQSWCTMNAPEYSNYVSCELPKGGVKCEDSFSCIYDKRMPETAKAKFLAHKPAVSYYPLSPIRSITIQPGGVNSSVTLCSRFFSGENSRSRKVLGSWLGAKKFVPKCSHSCKTTDDVLRCVTDSRWYFIGDSTVRQVINQLNCIVASKCRGGGGVRIRREFFPKCRCTTEFQFFGAPVATSGSLRNFTVEGLPYGPDTIDSIVASNASGGDVLVIGSIQHFVLIPFPGFIKRTMAIRDALIRLRRRAPNITIIWKGTNSRQLGMSLYTNNAKLEFYAKVAQEIVKDVPSIYIVNTWNMFLGSPFGVTGKVGVHYPQDAIRELLRLLVGIACSERTR is encoded by the exons ATGAatgaagagaacgaagtAGTAG GAATGAGCGTTGCTCGCCTATCGTGGGAAAACGTGGCTGAAACAAGTCCCCAGTATACGGAAGTGAAAATTTTGACAAATGAACCCGTACAGAACATGCCGTTGAGAATCGTCATTCACGCAAGAGACGTTCACAATCGGTCTCAAGTCACCGGGGGCGATCTTATCTATCCCGTTCTAAAAGACGTGAAACGGAAATACTATCAAACGGGAGCTATTCGCGACTTTGACAACGGTTCGTATCTGATCGAGTTCCAACCCGATTGGGCGGGATCGGCGTCGTTGGAACTGACCTTGGCATATCCGAGCAAATTTCGACGCGCGGCTGTTGGAGAAGAAACCTATGGGTATTATTTCACTTGTTATTATGCTAAGAATTTAAAGGCGTCTCCGCTTGCAAAACTGCCAGAATTTTCTGGTAGGCCTCGGTCATCCGTCTTGGCTGACAAACCGTCCGGACGTTGCTATTTCGATTGGAAGCCAATGCCAAACCGAATGGAACCTCAGAGTTGGTGCACGATGAACGCACCAGAGTACAGCAACTACGTCTCGTGCGAACTTCCAAAAGGAGGAGTAAAATGTGAAGACAGTTTTTCTTGCATCTATGACAAAAGAATGCCCGAGACAGCAAAAGCCAAATTTTTGGCTCACAAACCCGCCGTGTCATACTACCCTTTGAGTCCTATTCGTTCGATTACCATTCAGCCCGGCG gCGTGAATTCTAGCGTTACTCTTTGTTCAAGATTTTTCAGTGGGGAAAATAGTAGGTCTCGCAAAGTGTTGGGTTCTTGGTTGGGTGCCAAGAAGTTTGTTCCCAAATGTTCTCATTCGTGCAAAACGACAGACGATGTGCTGCGTTGCGTGACCGACTCCCGTTGGTATTTCATCGGCGATTCAACTGTGCGACAGGTCATAAACCAACTCAATTGCATTGTCGCGTCAAAGTgccgtggcggcggcggtgtaCGCATACGGCGCGAATTTTTCCCTAAGTGTCGTTGTACCAccgaatttcaatttttcggaGCTCCTGTGGCGACGTCGGGCTCGTTGAGAAATTTCACAGTTGAAGGTCTTCCTTACGGACCGGACACAATAGATTCAATAGTCGCGAGTAATGCGTCAGGAGGAGACGTACTTGTCATTGGGTCGATTCAACACTTTGTTTTAATTCCGTTTCCTGGGTTTATCAAGCGTACGATGGCCATTCGAGATGCAttgattcgtcttcgacgtcgagcacCGAATATTACAATTATATGGAAAGGCACAAATTCTCGTCAGCTAGGAATGAGCCTGTATACGAACAACGCAAAACTTGAATTCTATGCAAAAGTTGCCCAGGAAATTGTGAAAGACGTGCCCTCAATATACATCGTAAATACTTGGAATATGTTTTTGGGAAGCCCATTCGGCGTGACCGGAAAAGTCGGCGTTCATTATCCCCAAGACGCAATCAGAGAACTTTTACGATTATTAGTAGGAATCGCTTGTTCAGAAAGAACTCGGTAA
- the LOC136198227 gene encoding uncharacterized protein isoform X2, producing MNSASLEPTQASGSEEIDDESSLVDLGNLAVVDSNPLDTSQLGSSCSKYLLSRSERSMQMLAERLWKAPIEQTAETVLAELPKPSIAVPREKPVPKPAPPTKWEQYAKLKGIQKKKRSRMVFDEASKDWKPRWGAQRAGKPDSGDWLTELSDDEEPTKKKQKSLKALSTQHKSVLEQTKASTASAGKFFDPVESTKPKAKAHKKSKSKKRAGSVSAKSVKKGKVKGKGKGKGRGQAKKKGRK from the exons ATGAATTCGGCGTCATTAGAGCCTACTCAAGCTAGTGGTAGCGAA GAGATCGACGATGAAAGTTCGTTGGTCGATCTTGGGAACCTGGCGGTCGTCGACTCAAATCCTCTCGATACTTCGCAGCTTGGGAGCAG TTGTTCCAAGTACTTGCTAAGTAGAAGCGAAAGGTCTATGCAAATGCTCGCTGAACGTCTTTGGAAG GCTCCTATTGAACAAACGGCAGAAACAGTCTTAGCTGAG CTACCAAAGCCTTCAATAGCCGTTCCACGAGAGAAGCCC GTTCCTAAGCCAGCACCACCAACCAAGTGGGAACAGTACGCCAAACTGAAG GGgattcaaaagaagaaacgatctcGCATGGTGTTTGATGAGGCCTCAAAG GACTGGAAACCAAGGTGGGGGGCCCAACGAGCAGGCAAACCAGACAGCGGTGATTGGCTAACAGAACTTTCAGACGACGAAG AACCAACcaagaagaagcaaaaatcACTAAAAGCCTTATCCACCCAG CACAAATCTGTACTGGAACAAACCAAGGCGTCAACAGCGTCAGCTGGAAAATTTTTCGATCCTGTAGAG AGTACTAAGCCTAAGGCAAAAGCGCACaagaaatcaaaatcaaagaa gcGCGCGGGATCAGTGTCAGCAAAAAGTgtaaaaaaaggaaaagtgaaaggcaaagggaaagggaaagggagAGGGCaggcaaaaaagaaaggccGTAAGTAA
- the LOC136198202 gene encoding tryptophan 2,3-dioxygenase-like, translating to MASPCDPGKSSDGDPDLHYLDYLKILELIDLQKPRSDAHDEHLFILIHQVYELWFKQVLHEIDSIMNIMSAEPETIKSSEMFLVNLRAQRIIVIQKILIDQIKVLETLTPLDFLDFRHRLSNSSGFESHQFRLIEVKLGVPNKWRKKEGSWEEIEKKFTRHPKQAKQLAEAVKKPSLLALVDRWLASTPGIDGKFQFFKKYCQTVENNISEEEAKAKEESDPKIKSEKLRRCDDKKKMHKMLTDSEEHEQLVEEGKRRFSHKAIQGALMISLYRDEPRFQSAYQFISLLTEIDSLLMQWRHNHSLFVHRMLGDKMGTGGTGYRYLHETVSEKYRIFLDFFNLSSYIIPRWHRPELSQEMKDHLAVHFTNPDEEREFAKRRLQDTE from the exons ATGGCTAGTCCCTGCGATCCCGGCAAAAG TTCGGACGGCGATCCAGACCTTCATTATCTCGATTACCTCAAG ATTCTCGAACTCATTGATCTTCAAAAGCCAAGAAGCGACGCTCATGACGAACACCTCTTCATTCTTATTCACCAAG TCTATGAATTGTGGTTCAAGCAAGTTTTGCACGAAATCGATTCCATCATGAATATTATGAGCGCAgag CCTGAGACCATCAAATCGTCTGAGATGTTTCTTGTCAATTTGAGAGCTCAAAGGATTATTGTCATTCAAAAG ATTTTGATTGATCAAATCAAAGTTCTTGAGACGTTGACGCCGTTAGATTTCCTGgattttcgtcatcgtctgtCGAATTCGTCTGGGTTTGAGAGCCATCAATTCAGGCTCATTGAGGTCAAGTTGGGAGTTCCAAAT AAatggagaaagaaagaagggaGCTGGGAAGAAATTGAGAAGAAGTTCACACGCCATCCTAAGCAAGCCAAACAATTAGCTGAGGCCGTAAAAAAGCCTTCACTGCTTGCCCTGGTTGAT CGGTGGCTTGCTAGCACACCAGGCATTGATGGAAAATTTCAGTTTTTCAAAAAGTACTGCCAAACGGTCGAGAACAACATTTCGGAGGAGGAAGCTAAAGCTAAG GAAGAGAGTGAtccaaaaattaaaagtgaAAAACTAAGGAGATGTGACGACAAAAAG AAAATGCATAAGATGCTGACGGATAGTGAAGAGCACGAGCAACTTGTCGAAGAAG gcaaaagacgtttttctcacAAGGCCATTCAAGGAGCACTGATGATATCACTCTACAG AGATGAACCTCGTTTTCAGTCAGCTTATCAGTTTATTTCCTTGCTTACAGAGATTGACTCGCTGCTCATGCAATGGAGAC ACAACCATTCTCTGTTTGTGCACCGCATGCTTGGAGATAAAATGGGAACAGGCGGCACTGGTTATCGCTATCTTCACGAAACAGTCAG TGAAAAATACAGGATCTTTCTggattttttcaatttgtcgTCGTATATCATTCCTCGATGGCACCGTCCAGAGCTTTCACAGGAAATGAAAGACCATCTGGCTGTACACTTTACCAACCCCGACGAGGAGCGTGAGTTTGCAAAACGACGCCTCCAAGATACCGAGTga
- the LOC136198153 gene encoding TBC1 domain family member 31-like, with translation MEIDLSEQKSGRLWTRRPESIGTDAFLRISRFERNLQGLGRRILFSASTASARDSSFAAVDRQGRFYVFNLSTNSFALSHSFGTPSTTVSFSPGSNSSLAAVALTDRSVRIVDLDRGDVRGRIDVERESVVQHVDFHPSGRFALLSTARGVDLWDVDGAERRRTLRGVNQTVVKAFFLDRGALILTCFQDDSIVLWDSESMQCICCLPVPNVTARKPSLMCFCEIEQTSTLVAGGKAPFLYFWNIASRKLIQVFRLPEETFREISALETIPDENTEILAVLAVGRVHFVDVHTLNVLASFGEQITHFSINVCGQYILAVRDSHTLELYSLHAVNGSQPNFGPPKIISSQPLITEQERFGPCVPRCVDRGRLQEILSLYKRYPMKYRNIIWSSLLQLPKNHSAYENLVAKGTHAAFETLPAIPSRQLRKILQRTLSGLAHLSPLLGQVDYLPFLVFPFVKAFRKNPLIAFEMSATVLTNWARRWFEFFPNPPITLLNLIENLLSHHDDKLLQHLTQLGLTAESYAWPLMQSLFSEVLLKLEWLQLWDHLFSQHPAFFLYAVVAYLIGCRAALLKCQYVDDFVKLLQRCRSVNIDSLVKEMYVIQKTTPGELRGELVLEEFRPLAEGGQYFLGIHYPTFTIDYLAQERKKMWDGELQCITDHLRSSEVENS, from the exons ATGGAAATCGACCTTAGCGAGCAGAAATCGGGTCGATTATGGACTCGCCGACCGGAATCCATCGGAACAGACGCCTTCCTACGAATATCTCGCTTCGAGAGGAACCTACAGGGTCTCGGGCGTCGAATTctcttctcggcgtcgactgcgagcgcgcgcgactcctcgttcgccgccgtcgatcgtcaGGGCCGTTTCTACGTCTTCAACTTGTCGACGAACAGCTTCGCGCTGTCGCACAGCTTCGGCACGCCGTCCACGACCGTCTCCTTCTCTCCCGGATCCAATTCGtctctcgccgccgtcgcgttgaCCGATCGTTCGGTGCgaatcgtcgatttggaTCGCGGGGACGTCCGAGGACGAATAGACGTCGAACGGGAGTCGGTCGTCCAACACGTCGACTTTCACCCGTCCGGTCGATTCGCTTTGCTGTCGACGGCGCGTGGCGTCGACTTGtgggacgtcgacggcgcggaGAGAAGGCGAACGCTGCGCGGTGTCAATCAAACGGTAGTGAAG gcttTCTTCCTTGATCGTGGTGCCCTTATTTTGACGTGCTTTCAAGATGATTCCATTGTGTTGTGGGATTCCGAGTCTATGCAGTGCATCTGTTGTCTTCCCGTTCCCAATGTAACCGCTCGAAAACCCAGTTTGATGTGTTTCTGTGAAATCGaacaaacgtcgacgttagTGGCCGGCGGAAAGGCGCCGTTTCTCTATTTCTGGAACATCGCAAGTCGAAAATTGATTCAAGTGTTTCGCTTGCCAGAGGAAACGTTCAGAGAAATATCCGCCTTAGAAACGATCCCAGATGAAAATACTGAG ATACTAGCAGTTTTGGCTGTTGGACGAGtccacttcgtcgacgttcacaCACTCAATGTCCTCGCGAGCTTCGGAGAACAAATAACGCATTTTTCCATCAACGTGTGCGGACAGTACATCCTGGCAGTGAGAGATTCTCACACACTGGAACTCTATAG CTTACACGCAGTGAACGGTTCCCAGCCAAACTTTGGTCCACCGAAGATAATATCGA GTCAACCGTTGATTACTGAACAGGAGCGCTTTGGACCCTGCGTTCCTCGTTGCGTCGACCGTGGTCGACTTCAGGAAATTTTAAGTTTGTACAAACGCTATCCAATGAAATACCGCAATATTATCTGGTCGTCGCTCCTCCAACTGCCAAAGAATCACTCCGCGTATGAGAATCTCGTCGCAAAGGGAACTCATGCTGCGTTCGAAACGTTGCCCGCTATTCCTAGCCGACAACTGCGCAAGATTCTTCAAAG GACTTTGTCCGGCTTGGCTCACCTGTCGCCGCTTCTCGGTCAAGTTGACTATTTGCCGTTTCTGGTCTTTCCCTTCGTCAAGGCTTTTCGTAAAAATCCCCTCATCGCCTTCGAGATGTCCGCCACCGTGCTGACGAACTGGGCTAGGCGATGGTTCGAATTCTTTCCCAATCCTCCTATTACCCTActaaatttaattgaaaatctTCTAAGTCACCACGACGACAAGCTTCTTCAACACCTAACACAACTTGGCCTCACAGCGGAATCCTACGCTTGGCCACTGATGCAGTCGCTCTTTTCTGAAGTCCTGTTGAAATTGGAGTGGCTCCAGTTGTGGGATCACTTGTTTTCGCAGCATCCGGCATTCTTTCTCtatgccgtcgtcgcctatTTGATTGGCTGTCGTGCTGCTCTGCTAAAATGTCAATACGTTGATGATTTCGTCAAACTCTTGCAGCGATGTCGATCCGTCAATATTGACTCGCTTGTAAAGGAGATGTACGTCATacaaaaaacgacgccgggGGAGTTGAGAGGTGAATTGGTTTTGGAGGAATTTCGACCTCTAGCAGAAGGCGGGCAGTACTTTTTGGGAATTCACTATCCTACATTTACGATCGACTACTTG GCTCaggagaggaagaagatgTGGGACGGGGAATTGCAGTGTATAACAGATCATCTACGAAGCTCAGAAGTAGAGAATTCTTGA
- the LOC136198242 gene encoding UDP-N-acetylglucosamine transferase subunit ALG13-like, whose product MNCSKSVFVTVGTTGFDELIRKVTTERVKAVLAERGYDRLTLQIGRGDFQPETSSSLPKTEFYRFKDSIAEDIKSASLVISHAGAGSVSESLESGKSLLVVVNENLMGNHQVELAQKLKELHYLFYCTCSTLEETLRHMDLNELHPYRSGDPKIFSEFLDSLMGYRES is encoded by the exons ATGAACTGTTCGAAGAGTGTGTTTGTCACCGTAGGAACGACTGGCTTCGATGAGCTTATCAGAAAAGTTACCACAGAAAGAGTAAAAGCT GTTCTGGCCGAACGCGGCTACGATAGACTGACACTTCAAATAGGAAGAGGAGATTTTCAGCCTGagacatcgtcgtctttaCCTAAAACTGAATTTTATCGATTCAAAGATTCCATTGCGGAGGACATAAAATCGGCATCCCTAGTAATAAGTCATGCAG GTGCTGGAAGTGTTTCAGAGTCTCTGGAGTCCGGAAAATCTCTCCTAGTGGTTGTCAATGAGAACTTGATGGGAAATCATCAGGTAGAATTGGCTCAAAAGTTGAAGGAGCTTCACTACTTGTTCTACTGCACATGCAG CACTCTTGAAGAGACGCTTCGTCACATGGACTTGAATGAACTTCATCCATATCGATCAGGAGATCCAAAAATTTTCTCAGAGTTTCTAGATTCGTTAATGGGATACAGAGAGTCATGA
- the LOC136198227 gene encoding uncharacterized protein isoform X1, translated as MNSASLEPTQASGSEEIDDESSLVDLGNLAVVDSNPLDTSQLGSRDSCSKYLLSRSERSMQMLAERLWKAPIEQTAETVLAELPKPSIAVPREKPVPKPAPPTKWEQYAKLKGIQKKKRSRMVFDEASKDWKPRWGAQRAGKPDSGDWLTELSDDEEPTKKKQKSLKALSTQHKSVLEQTKASTASAGKFFDPVESTKPKAKAHKKSKSKKRAGSVSAKSVKKGKVKGKGKGKGRGQAKKKGRK; from the exons ATGAATTCGGCGTCATTAGAGCCTACTCAAGCTAGTGGTAGCGAA GAGATCGACGATGAAAGTTCGTTGGTCGATCTTGGGAACCTGGCGGTCGTCGACTCAAATCCTCTCGATACTTCGCAGCTTGGGAGCAG GGATAGTTGTTCCAAGTACTTGCTAAGTAGAAGCGAAAGGTCTATGCAAATGCTCGCTGAACGTCTTTGGAAG GCTCCTATTGAACAAACGGCAGAAACAGTCTTAGCTGAG CTACCAAAGCCTTCAATAGCCGTTCCACGAGAGAAGCCC GTTCCTAAGCCAGCACCACCAACCAAGTGGGAACAGTACGCCAAACTGAAG GGgattcaaaagaagaaacgatctcGCATGGTGTTTGATGAGGCCTCAAAG GACTGGAAACCAAGGTGGGGGGCCCAACGAGCAGGCAAACCAGACAGCGGTGATTGGCTAACAGAACTTTCAGACGACGAAG AACCAACcaagaagaagcaaaaatcACTAAAAGCCTTATCCACCCAG CACAAATCTGTACTGGAACAAACCAAGGCGTCAACAGCGTCAGCTGGAAAATTTTTCGATCCTGTAGAG AGTACTAAGCCTAAGGCAAAAGCGCACaagaaatcaaaatcaaagaa gcGCGCGGGATCAGTGTCAGCAAAAAGTgtaaaaaaaggaaaagtgaaaggcaaagggaaagggaaagggagAGGGCaggcaaaaaagaaaggccGTAAGTAA
- the LOC136198173 gene encoding MFS-type transporter SLC18B1-like — MCVAILRRLISQFGASSPPGTVVVPKRHRHGVILLLAAIAFAANASFCVLLPFYPQELAARHANKDANDAGDQTSISREVGIVFSACSLSYFLFALRSGSWIDAIGAKPILVWGTLALGAATLSLAALAFVVDYTLFVALSFVVAVFQGMTGAAGETACFALACREFPDNVGTVVGVLEQGVGIGIMLASPIGGSLYSVGGFTLPFLVLGTLLLVCAALAATSSFDYAVVRVGPGSPEPVTTWTLLKNAQLSLCASCGVVTASLLGFLDTNLATFLTDTYSMTPGKIGVVFVLSRVFYAILAPLIGNMADRLGPRRIISLGLALCWIGIFMMATYRYLWAFIFAQVVMGLGVAMGSIPCFSDIMRTATGGQEDSDSVVEWSGHVSGLLAAAFAFGEGVGSLAGGIVADSFGFYGSAGIFGLLVFFHWTTYVVLAVCFHRRKFSVLSSLQNGSIRTV, encoded by the coding sequence ATGTGCGTAGCGATTCTTCGGCGACTCATAAGCCAATtcggcgcgtcgtcgccgcccggCACTGTCGTCGTGCCCAAACGCCATCGCCACGGAGTCATCCTACTCCTCGCGGCAATCGCGTTCGCAGCGAACGCCTCCTTCTGCGTCCTCCTACCCTTCTACCCGCAAGAACTCGCCGCGCGACACGCGAACAAggacgcgaacgacgccggcgacCAAACATCGATATCCCGAGAAGTGGGCATCGTTTTCAGCGCCTGTTCGCTGAGCTACTTCCTATTCGCCCTTCGCAGCGGCTCGTGGATCGACGCAATTGGCGCGAAACCGATTCTCGTGTGGGGCACGCTCGCGCTGGGCGCGGCGACGCTCTCGCTCGCCGcgctcgccttcgtcgtcgactacacgctcttcgtcgccctctcgttcgtcgtcgccgtcttccagGGAATGACGGGCGCCGCCGGCGAAACGGCGTGCTTCGCGCTCGCCTGTCGCGAATTCCCGGATAACGTCGGCACAGTCGTCGGCGTATTAGAACAGGGTGTCGGGATCGGGATCATGCTCGCTTCGCCTATTGGCGGATCGCTCTACAGCGTCGGCGGATTCACCTTGCCCTTTCTAGTGCTCGGTACTTTGCTCTTAGTTTGCGCCGCtctcgcggcgacgagcagtTTCGACTACGCGGTCGTTCGCGTCGGTCCCGGTTCCCCGGAACCGGTGACCACGTGGACTCTTCTAAAGAACGCCCAGTTGAGTCTTTGCGCCTCTTGCGGCGTTGTGACTGCGTCGTTGCTCGGATTTCTCGATACGAATCTCGCCACTTTTTTGACGGATACCTATAGCATGACGCCTGGTAAAATTGGAGTCGTTTTTGTGCTCAGTCGCGTGTTCTACGCAATTCTTGCGCCTTTAATTGGTAATATGGCCGATCGTCTTGGACCGCGACGAATCATCAGCTTGGGATTGGCGTTGTGTTGGATTGGCATTTTTATGATGGCCACGTATCGATATCTATGGGCTTTTATATTCGCTCAGGTTGTCATGGGCCTAGGCGTTGCCATGGGGTCGATACCGTGTTTTAGCGATATTATGAGGACTGCTACAGGCGGGCAGGAGGATAGCGATTCCGTCGTTGAATGGAGTGGGCACGTGTCGGGACTTCTCGCCGCTGCGTTTGCTTTTGGGGAAGGTGTCGGATCTTTGGCGGGAGGAATTGTGGCCGACTCTTTCGGCTTCTATGGTAGCGCAGGGATTTTTGGCTTACTCGTCTTCTTTCACTGGACGACATATGTTGTCCTTGCTGTGTGCTTTcacagaagaaaattttccgTTTTGTCTAGTCTGCAGAATGGCAGCATAAGAACAGTTTAG